Proteins found in one Diorhabda carinulata isolate Delta chromosome 11, icDioCari1.1, whole genome shotgun sequence genomic segment:
- the LOC130899386 gene encoding uncharacterized protein LOC130899386, which produces MGSSQSKFKPDPNDVWYRVKVSSNQPKYLECVLQAIVNLKEPHGSSQGRIIDYIQGVINAKQIRPRPRNVAMQVKSALKYAVINGLVKQQGGKFIMALTEKEYAIFKGFRTENTIKENVSTSRSKSKSTRSRRRKRRSSIQNRHRSCSRLSDDDEYFDDIKPKKRKKYHEFESDLSSDYDFLSESSSNSSTQNLRKSDSYIKKKIQQINKNKVGLIQRRTNSEKNIVASTSTSRVPKPSASRESTSKTKQEEAGSSKGK; this is translated from the exons atgggTAGCAGTCAAAGTAAATTCAAACCGGATCCTAACGATGTTTGGTATAGGGTCAAAGTTAGTTCGAATCAACCGAAATATTTGGAATGCGTTTTACAAGCAATCGTAAATCTCAAAGAACCTCACGGGTCTTCCCAAGGAAGAATCATCG ATTATATACAGGGCGTTATAAATGCTAAGCAAATTCGTCCGAGACCGAGAAATGTAGCGATGCAAGTGAAAAGTGCTTTGAAATACGCCGTAATAAATGGATTGGTAAAACAACAAGGTGGAAAATTCATTATGGCGTTAACTGAAAAGGAATACGCGATTTTTAAAG GATTTAGGACAGAAAATACGATTAAAGAAAACGTTTCAACATCGAGAAGCAAAAGTAAATCAAcgagaagtagaagaagaaaaagaagaagtagtaTACAGAATAGGCATCGTAGTTGTAGTCGATTATCGGATGACGATGAATATTTCGACGATATTAAACcgaaaaaacgtaaaaaatatcACGAATTCGAATCGGACCTTAGTTCAGATTATGATTTTCTATCAGAATCGAGTTCTAATTCTAGTACCCAAAATCTAAGGAAATCTGatagttatataaaaaagaagattcaacaaattaataaaaataaagttggtTTAATTCAACGTCGCACTAACAGCGAAAAAAATATAGTCGCGTCTACTAGTACCAGTCGGGTACCCAAACCGAGCGCCTCCAGAGAATCCACCAGTAAAACCAAACAAGAAGAAGCCGGTTCTAGTAAAGgaaaatag